The DNA segment GTTTCTCGTGGTTGGGTACGTTTGCGCTTGTTGAACGCGTCTAATGCTCGTCGTTATACGTTAACGATGAGTGATAACCGTCCGTTCAGCGTCATTGCCAGCGATCAGGGCTATATGCCTGCGCCAGTTATTGCCAGCAGCCTGACGCTTGCTCCGGGCGAACGCCGAGAAGTGCTGGTGGACATGTCGAAAGGCGAGGAGGTTTCCATCACCGCAGGCGTTGCCGCAGGGATTATGGATCGTCTGCGCGGCCTGTTCGAACCTTCGTCTATCTTAGTGTCGACCACGGTATTGACGCTGCGTCCTACGGGGCTGTTGCCGTTGGTCACTGACAACTTGCCAACGCGCTTGTTGGCTGATGACATGATGGAAGGCAGCGTCGTTAATACACGCAGCATTAACTTAGGCAGCGCCTCGCAGCCGGGCATCAACGGCGCAACGTGGGATCTGCATCGCACCGATATTCAGGCGCAGCAGGGAACGTGGGAACGCTGGACGGTTCGCGCCGATACGCCACAGGCCTTCTATATTCAAGGTGCCAAATTCTTGGTGAAAAGCGTCAATAATGCGCCGCCGATGGTAGAAGATCGCGGCTGGAAAGACACCGTTTGGGTTGATGGTGAAGTTTCTCTGATGGTCTATTTCCCTCAGGCTTCATCGGAGCATTTCCCATTCATTTACTACAGTCAAACGCTAGAGCTTGCGACCCGCGGCAGCGTGGGACAGCTGGTGGTTAACGCCGCTCAATAATGTAATGCCCCTCTCTTACGTGGGAGGGGCCAATTTCTGCAAATCAATCTCGCTTCACACTTCTGCTTTTCTCGCTGCAAAAAACATCAACTCTTTGATAAATCCCAAGCTGCCCGTGCATTTAATTTGATAGCTATAACCGATTGAGCAATCGAACGGAAAAGGATTATCAAAATGAATAATAAAGAAAAAACGCATCACGAAGGGATATCAATTACGCGCCGAGCCTTGGTTAAAGGAAGTGCCTTAGGCGGGTTTGCACTGGCGACGGGGGCATTAAACCTGCCCTTTAGCCGAGCGGTTCATGCACAAGAATTGCAGAACACTGCTGCTGATAAAGTGACGTGGGGGATGTGCTCGGTAAACTGCGGCAGCCGCTGCGCGCTTCGCCTACATACGCGTGACGATGAAGTCTATTGGGTTGAAACAGATAACACCGGCTTAGATAAATATGGCGATCATCAGGTTCGTGCCTGTCTGCGCGGGCGCTCTATCCGTCGCCGTATGAATCACCCTGAGCGTTTGAAATACCCGATGAAACGCGTTGGTAAACGTGGGGAAGGGAAATTCAAGCGTATCACTTGGGATGAGGCCTATGATGAAATCGCCCGAAGCCTGAAATACACCGTTGAAAAATATGGTAATGAGGCGGTTTATCAGAACTATGCCACCGGTGTTATCGGCGGTAACGTGACGCGCTCGTCGCCCTATGCTTCGATTATCGGGCGTTTGATGAACTGTTATGGCGGATATCTCAGCCACTATGGCAGCTACAGCACCGCACAAATTTCAGCCGCAATGCCCTACACCTACGGCAGCAACGACGGCAACAGCACCTCGGATATCGTGAATTCCAAGCTGGTGGTGATGTTTGGCAATAATCCGGCGGAGACGCGGATGAGCGGGGGTGGGATCACCTACCATCTCGAACAGGCGCGAGAGATATCTAATGCCAAAATGATCGTCATCGATCCGCGCTATACCGATACCGCCGCGGGTCGCGAAGACCAATGGGTCCCGATCCGTCCGGGCACCGACGCCGCATTGGTAGGCGGCATTGCGCATGTCTTGATCAGCGAAAACTTAGTCGATCAGCCCTTTTTAGATCGCTACTGTGTCGGCTATGACGAGCATACCTTGCCCGAGAGCGCTCCGAGAAACGGGCATTATAAAGCCTATATTCTTGGTCAAGGGCCTGATGGTATTGAGAAAACGCCTGAGTGGGCATCGCGTATTACCGGTATTCCAGCCGATCGTATTATCAAACTGGCACGGGAGATTGGCACCGCTAAGCCTGCTTATATCTGTCAGGGATGGGGGCCACAGCGTCAGGCCAACGGCGAAGAAACCGCGCGTGCCATTGCGATGCTGCCGATCTTAACCGGTAACGTAGGAATTAACGGCGGTAACAGCGGAGCACGTGAATCGACCTATCTCATCACCATTGAGCTGATGCCGGTGCTAACAAATCCGGTGAAAACTTCGATTTCTGTATTTACGTGGACTGATGCTATTCGCCGTGGGCCTGAGATGACGGCGCTGCGCGACGGCGTGCGGGGCAAAGATAAGCTGGATGTTCCGATCAAGTTCATCTGGAATTATGCCGGAAATACGCTCGTTAATCAGCATTCTGATATCAATCAGACCCATGAGATCTTGCAGGACGATTCGCTGTGCGAAAAGATCGTGGTGATTGAAAACTTCA comes from the Hafnia alvei genome and includes:
- the ftsP gene encoding cell division protein FtsP produces the protein MSLSRRRFIQTSGLALCAGALPLRAHASGSQVSLPIPPLLESKRGQPLFLTLQRSHWAFMSGRKASAWGINGLYLGPTVRVYSGDDVKLIYSNRLPDPVSMEISGLQVPGALSGGAARLMSPSVDWSPVLPIRQSAATLWYHANTPGHMAEHVYNGLAGMWLVEDENSKNLPLPNHYGVDDFPIIIQDKRLDNFGTPEYEAPSSGGFYGDTLLVNGVQEPFVEVSRGWVRLRLLNASNARRYTLTMSDNRPFSVIASDQGYMPAPVIASSLTLAPGERREVLVDMSKGEEVSITAGVAAGIMDRLRGLFEPSSILVSTTVLTLRPTGLLPLVTDNLPTRLLADDMMEGSVVNTRSINLGSASQPGINGATWDLHRTDIQAQQGTWERWTVRADTPQAFYIQGAKFLVKSVNNAPPMVEDRGWKDTVWVDGEVSLMVYFPQASSEHFPFIYYSQTLELATRGSVGQLVVNAAQ
- the ynfE gene encoding selenate/tellurate reductase subunit YnfE produces the protein MNNKEKTHHEGISITRRALVKGSALGGFALATGALNLPFSRAVHAQELQNTAADKVTWGMCSVNCGSRCALRLHTRDDEVYWVETDNTGLDKYGDHQVRACLRGRSIRRRMNHPERLKYPMKRVGKRGEGKFKRITWDEAYDEIARSLKYTVEKYGNEAVYQNYATGVIGGNVTRSSPYASIIGRLMNCYGGYLSHYGSYSTAQISAAMPYTYGSNDGNSTSDIVNSKLVVMFGNNPAETRMSGGGITYHLEQAREISNAKMIVIDPRYTDTAAGREDQWVPIRPGTDAALVGGIAHVLISENLVDQPFLDRYCVGYDEHTLPESAPRNGHYKAYILGQGPDGIEKTPEWASRITGIPADRIIKLAREIGTAKPAYICQGWGPQRQANGEETARAIAMLPILTGNVGINGGNSGARESTYLITIELMPVLTNPVKTSISVFTWTDAIRRGPEMTALRDGVRGKDKLDVPIKFIWNYAGNTLVNQHSDINQTHEILQDDSLCEKIVVIENFMTSSAKYADILLPDLMTTEQEDIVPNDYAGNMGYLIFSQPATRAKFERKGIYEMMSEIAKRLGPDVEQAFTEGRTQSDWLHYLYAKMQARDPLLPDYETLRQQGIYKRKDPNGHFVAYKKFREDPDANPLKTPSGKIEIYSERLAEIAATWHLDKDETISALPVYASTFEGWDDALRQTYPLQMFGFHYKARTHSTYGNIDVLQAACRQEVWINPIDAEKRGIQNGDKVRVFNKRGTVVINAKVTPRIMPGVSAMGQGAWHQADMTGDKVDHGGCINTLTTMRPSPLAKGNPQHTNLVEIEKV